One window of Thermacetogenium phaeum DSM 12270 genomic DNA carries:
- a CDS encoding IS4 family transposase gives MPGEPRAELASHTSLVLSEKLKGFKDLVIADGTIVRLHEKLAKQFPGARGKAELKIHTVLGITGNTKSIRIYPGKTADIKTIRIGSWVKDNILLFDLGFFKYQLFSRIKRNGGYFVSRFKNTANPTIVSVLRTYRGQAIDLAGKKLKEVLPRLRRDVLDVLVEVSFNRRSYKGKSSKAVETYRLVGVFNQETREYHLYLTNISPDQLAAEDVALLYRARWSIELVFKELKRLYKLDVISSGEDDVVEALVLVAMLTLVVSHRLLNHMRLLVPEKSERFTHLRWAETFYSAAPFLLNRVLDVAEVEDDPFLAICFFMCEGVDPNVSRKRLLSPWVKAANSQEFNGTE, from the coding sequence GTGCCTGGCGAACCAAGAGCGGAACTTGCCAGTCACACCAGCCTCGTGCTCTCGGAAAAACTGAAAGGGTTCAAGGATTTGGTGATAGCAGATGGCACAATCGTAAGGTTGCACGAGAAGCTGGCCAAACAGTTCCCCGGGGCAAGGGGCAAAGCCGAGCTTAAGATACACACCGTGCTCGGGATCACGGGCAACACAAAGAGCATCAGGATCTATCCCGGCAAGACCGCCGATATCAAGACCATACGCATCGGGTCCTGGGTAAAGGACAACATCCTCCTCTTCGACCTGGGTTTCTTCAAGTATCAGTTGTTCAGCCGGATAAAAAGAAACGGCGGCTACTTCGTGAGCCGGTTCAAAAATACAGCCAACCCCACCATCGTGTCGGTATTGCGGACCTACAGAGGCCAGGCAATCGACCTGGCCGGTAAGAAGCTTAAGGAGGTACTCCCCCGTTTGAGGCGGGATGTGCTCGATGTCCTGGTCGAGGTTTCCTTCAACCGCAGATCTTACAAGGGCAAATCCTCTAAGGCTGTTGAGACCTACCGCCTAGTGGGAGTATTCAACCAGGAAACCAGGGAGTATCACCTCTACCTCACCAACATCTCCCCGGATCAGCTTGCGGCAGAGGATGTGGCACTCCTTTACAGGGCACGCTGGAGCATTGAACTGGTTTTCAAAGAACTGAAGCGCCTCTATAAGCTGGATGTGATCTCAAGCGGAGAGGATGATGTAGTAGAGGCGCTGGTGCTGGTGGCCATGCTGACCCTGGTGGTCAGCCACCGGTTATTGAACCACATGCGGCTTCTGGTTCCGGAGAAGAGCGAGCGCTTTACACATCTGCGCTGGGCTGAGACGTTTTATTCTGCCGCTCCCTTTTTGCTGAACCGTGTGCTTGATGTTGCCGAAGTTGAAGATGATCCCTTTTTGGCTATCTGCTTCTTTATGTGCGAAGGGGTCGACCCTAACGTCAGCCGTAAGCGGCTATTATCACCTTGGGTGAAAGCGGCTAATTCCCAGGAATTTAATGGCACTGAATAA
- a CDS encoding transposase has translation MFRENKSHLQTELFNTTTLMHPRTIAQLKKSWAPIYYEHVFCRIDEKKFAHLYCENNGSPNKPVNILLSLEFIKHLYDYTDEQLLEQYYFNYQIAYALGQRNLGELYICERTLYDFRRRLYEYTIQHPEEEDLIFQQFQGLLEHFLAITKIKTNEQRMDSTAIMPNIKRAGRLSLAFDVLKKGVAACPQELLPEKLQKVLEPAFKTEVLYRSRSQDVQARLEKIVELQEELLALTSNLPEIQAKPEIKLVQRFIDEQTTYDPEQKKRIVKENKDIRPDSLQSAYDQDATFRKKGNKEQVGYVCNLTETCSEENDVQFITDYVLEKNTKADVEMAAERLPKIKERTGVTDLYTDGGYYGEDLHRKAEAELNVKMHYTNLTGRQPEAGKIPLTAFKIENRQKVLACPQQQTPTHTFYDEAKRKITAWFDPQICRECPLHEQCPVKIQKKKALLQFNQSALLAAETRQEMADSQCRRENTSKRAAIEGTVSAIKRGHGAQKLTVRGQIKSALVMGFKCIAHNFQQLKNWFHIKRKEAREISVKPKISLPGVGVPI, from the coding sequence ATGTTCAGAGAGAATAAATCACATTTGCAAACAGAACTATTCAATACCACTACCTTAATGCACCCCAGAACAATAGCGCAGTTAAAGAAGAGTTGGGCGCCTATCTACTATGAACACGTTTTTTGCCGGATAGACGAAAAGAAGTTTGCGCACCTTTATTGCGAGAATAACGGCAGCCCCAATAAACCGGTGAACATCCTCCTTTCCCTGGAATTTATCAAGCACCTTTACGACTATACCGACGAGCAACTTTTGGAGCAATATTACTTTAATTACCAGATAGCCTATGCCTTGGGCCAACGTAACCTGGGCGAACTCTATATCTGCGAAAGGACCCTCTATGACTTCCGCCGGCGGCTCTACGAATATACCATCCAGCACCCCGAAGAAGAGGACCTGATATTTCAGCAATTTCAGGGGCTCCTAGAGCACTTTCTTGCCATAACCAAAATCAAGACGAATGAACAGCGGATGGATTCCACCGCTATCATGCCCAATATCAAACGCGCCGGCAGGTTGTCCTTAGCCTTTGACGTTTTAAAAAAAGGAGTAGCGGCATGCCCCCAGGAGCTGTTGCCGGAAAAGCTCCAAAAGGTTTTAGAGCCGGCCTTTAAAACTGAGGTCCTCTATCGCTCCCGCAGCCAGGACGTCCAGGCCAGGCTAGAAAAGATAGTGGAATTGCAAGAAGAGCTTCTGGCTTTAACCTCCAACCTGCCGGAAATCCAAGCCAAGCCGGAGATAAAACTCGTCCAGCGCTTTATTGATGAACAAACCACCTATGACCCGGAACAAAAGAAGAGGATTGTCAAAGAAAACAAAGACATCCGCCCCGACTCCTTACAATCGGCCTACGACCAGGACGCCACCTTTCGCAAGAAAGGGAATAAAGAGCAGGTGGGTTACGTCTGCAACCTCACCGAGACCTGTAGCGAAGAAAATGACGTCCAGTTCATTACTGACTATGTGCTGGAAAAGAATACTAAAGCCGATGTCGAGATGGCTGCCGAGCGCCTACCCAAAATAAAAGAGCGCACTGGCGTAACGGACCTCTACACCGATGGCGGCTATTACGGCGAAGACCTCCACCGTAAGGCCGAAGCAGAACTGAATGTAAAGATGCACTATACCAATCTAACCGGGCGGCAACCGGAGGCAGGTAAAATACCCCTGACTGCTTTTAAAATCGAAAACCGGCAAAAGGTCTTAGCCTGCCCGCAACAGCAGACCCCTACCCATACCTTTTATGACGAAGCCAAGCGCAAGATTACAGCCTGGTTTGACCCCCAAATTTGTCGGGAGTGCCCCCTCCACGAACAGTGCCCGGTGAAGATCCAGAAGAAAAAAGCCTTGTTGCAATTTAATCAAAGCGCTCTTTTAGCAGCAGAAACCCGCCAAGAAATGGCCGATAGCCAATGCCGGCGGGAAAATACCAGCAAACGGGCAGCCATCGAAGGAACTGTCTCGGCCATAAAACGCGGTCACGGTGCCCAAAAGCTAACCGTAAGGGGTCAAATAAAGAGTGCTTTGGTAATGGGCTTTAAATGTATTGCTCACAACTTTCAACAGCTGAAGAACTGGTTTCACATTAAACGCAAAGAGGCTAGGGAAATATCTGTTAAACCCAAAATATCTTTGCCAGGGGTTGGTGTCCCTATCTAA
- the mobA gene encoding molybdenum cofactor guanylyltransferase translates to MKASGIILAGGSSSRMGRDKSLMVYNQQTLIERTVNELRKVVDEIVIASNNTSKYSIPGVIEVPDLYPGMGPLAGIHAGLKQIKHRYAFVISCDMPLFRAELAKYLLELSPGYDVVVPQINDYLEPLCAVYSKECLEPIESCLKAGVRKIILFFPQVRVLTIGRREIENIGNPEELFYNLNTPEDYRLLLERRQSRQKGQEEHCDEGVSN, encoded by the coding sequence ATGAAGGCGAGCGGAATAATCCTGGCCGGTGGAAGCAGCTCGCGCATGGGAAGGGATAAGTCTCTCATGGTATACAACCAACAAACGCTGATAGAACGGACTGTGAATGAGCTGCGGAAGGTCGTGGATGAAATAGTTATAGCCAGCAACAACACCTCTAAATACAGCATTCCCGGGGTTATTGAGGTTCCGGACCTTTACCCCGGAATGGGGCCACTGGCCGGGATCCATGCCGGACTGAAGCAGATCAAGCACCGATATGCCTTTGTCATCAGCTGTGACATGCCGCTTTTTAGGGCCGAACTGGCGAAATATCTTTTAGAACTCAGCCCCGGCTACGATGTGGTTGTTCCTCAAATAAACGATTACTTGGAACCACTTTGTGCAGTTTACTCGAAGGAATGTCTGGAGCCGATTGAAAGTTGTTTAAAGGCGGGGGTGAGAAAAATTATCTTATTTTTTCCCCAGGTCAGGGTGTTAACGATAGGGCGTAGAGAAATCGAAAACATTGGTAATCCCGAAGAGCTGTTCTACAATCTGAACACACCCGAAGATTACAGGCTGCTGCTGGAGCGCCGACAGAGCCGACAGAAGGGGCAAGAAGAACATTGCGATGAGGGGGTATCAAATTGA
- a CDS encoding class I SAM-dependent methyltransferase, producing MKKIDVLKYDQIAREVFAPVYPLIAEQIVQNTGIKEGICLDIGSGGGYLAIALAKITDLDFYLLDCSQEFLAIASKNIADHGLNGRAKTLHGDVHQIPLDDCSINLVVSRGSYRFWNDQRKAFEEIYRVLAPGGMGYVGGGLGSSEIKERIFKEMRVKYSEWCDLMEGRRKNNVQTLNENLRKAGILTYEINRDDTGLWIKIIK from the coding sequence ATGAAGAAAATCGACGTTCTGAAATATGATCAGATTGCTAGAGAAGTATTCGCTCCTGTATACCCGCTTATTGCAGAACAGATTGTACAAAATACCGGTATAAAAGAGGGGATCTGCCTGGATATCGGCAGCGGCGGAGGATATCTGGCCATTGCTTTAGCAAAAATTACCGATTTAGATTTCTATCTACTAGATTGTTCTCAAGAATTTCTCGCCATTGCCAGCAAAAATATTGCCGATCACGGGCTGAACGGTAGAGCAAAAACACTGCACGGTGATGTACATCAAATACCTTTGGATGATTGCTCTATCAACCTAGTCGTGAGTAGGGGGTCATACCGCTTCTGGAATGATCAAAGAAAGGCATTCGAAGAGATTTATAGAGTGCTCGCTCCTGGGGGAATGGGTTATGTCGGAGGGGGGCTTGGCTCTTCTGAAATTAAAGAGCGAATTTTCAAAGAGATGCGTGTGAAATATAGTGAGTGGTGCGATCTGATGGAGGGGCGAAGAAAAAATAACGTTCAAACTCTTAATGAAAACTTACGGAAAGCAGGGATATTGACTTACGAAATAAACAGAGACGATACCGGGCTGTGGATTAAAATAATAAAATAA
- the mobB gene encoding molybdopterin-guanine dinucleotide biosynthesis protein B, with the protein MKNCKPVISIVGKSGAGKTTLLEKVIKRLKEDGIRVAAIKHDAHRFDMDKPGKDTWRMAQTGADVVVISSSEKMAMIEKVPREKSLDEIIEMLPDVDIVLTEGYKSGDKPKIEVFRSEVHKERLCSPEELIAIVSDVEWDDLEVPRYHLDDIDGVAGEIKKYIEAYANS; encoded by the coding sequence TTGAAAAACTGTAAGCCGGTAATCTCTATTGTGGGTAAGTCTGGTGCAGGTAAAACAACGCTGCTGGAAAAGGTTATCAAAAGGCTGAAGGAAGATGGAATTAGGGTTGCTGCCATCAAGCACGACGCCCATCGATTCGATATGGATAAGCCGGGAAAGGACACCTGGAGGATGGCTCAGACAGGGGCTGATGTGGTGGTAATCTCTTCGTCGGAAAAAATGGCCATGATCGAAAAGGTTCCCCGGGAAAAGAGCCTTGATGAAATTATTGAGATGCTTCCCGATGTAGACATTGTGCTAACCGAAGGCTATAAGAGTGGCGACAAGCCGAAGATCGAGGTCTTCAGGTCGGAAGTGCATAAAGAGCGGCTCTGCTCCCCCGAGGAGCTTATCGCCATCGTCAGCGATGTGGAGTGGGACGATCTCGAAGTCCCCCGTTATCATCTCGACGACATCGACGGGGTAGCAGGAGAAATAAAAAAGTACATCGAAGCTTACGCTAACAGCTAA
- a CDS encoding formate dehydrogenase accessory sulfurtransferase FdhD: MSFDLTQRVSILHVKSGVRALVEDTLVSEHYLTLFINGRKRVTFSCLPEYLEEMILGYLLSEGVVEKTSDVEKLNFSEDGHKVDVSIKNGVQLPIESNFDCGRQLANFDAVVQEAGLKSLEGAPSFSVSKILSYYERFIEQSHLYKKTRAVHNSALCNEGGILFAAKDISRHNAIDKVIGMAHKKGIALSGTCILTSGRVPLDIAQFPELRQSRD; encoded by the coding sequence ATGTCATTTGATCTTACCCAAAGGGTTTCGATACTCCATGTTAAAAGCGGGGTTAGAGCACTCGTTGAGGATACTTTAGTCTCAGAGCATTATCTCACACTTTTTATCAACGGCAGGAAGCGGGTGACTTTTTCTTGTCTCCCAGAGTATTTAGAAGAAATGATATTGGGTTATTTGCTCAGCGAAGGAGTTGTGGAAAAGACGTCAGATGTGGAGAAATTAAATTTTTCTGAAGATGGGCATAAAGTGGATGTTTCAATAAAAAACGGTGTGCAATTACCGATTGAAAGTAACTTTGATTGCGGTAGGCAACTTGCAAACTTTGATGCTGTCGTTCAAGAGGCAGGCCTAAAAAGTCTGGAGGGAGCTCCATCTTTCTCTGTTAGTAAAATCTTAAGTTATTATGAGCGTTTCATTGAACAGTCACATCTGTATAAAAAGACGAGAGCCGTGCATAATTCAGCTCTATGTAATGAGGGTGGGATTTTATTTGCAGCTAAAGACATCAGCCGTCATAACGCCATAGATAAGGTCATTGGCATGGCGCACAAAAAGGGGATAGCGTTGTCGGGCACCTGCATTCTCACCAGCGGAAGAGTGCCGTTGGATATAGCGCAATTCCCTGAACTTCGCCAGAGTCGAGATTGA
- a CDS encoding molybdopterin-dependent oxidoreductase, with the protein MKRGTKLIVVDPRANWLATRAEHHLQLRPGTDGALALALLYAVIKTDKYDKQFVEKWCYGFDKLAERVAQYPPEWAEEITGVPAEDIYAAAECLVQKPSSACTGVAIDQNPNCIQIAHALYSIFAITGNLDIPGGLFMGQPQFFAGAAVDSNEDEEEFEGIGYREFPAIPMIVNTTHPDCTLEALETGKPYPIKFAFIQSTNFLASSIVVQPKRWYEAMRKLEFIVASDIFMNPTIMALADLVLPVSTSLEHDGIVMNSMASQPGQFGALVKIIDDFGETKSDLEIVLDLYHRLYPDSNDPRWKDPESYLTHDMVQIPGIGVTFPELKERVIGQYELEYRKYEKGLLRADGKPGFNTPTGKIELYSTILASLNEDPLPYYIEPKFSAVSRPDIAKEYPLIMTTGARRFTYFHSEHRQISKLREIHPWPTAEINPKTAAEKGITEGSWIYIENPWGKAKVVAHVTPIVKENVVSVDHGWWYPERDPEKLFDVWEPSINSLIPHKEIGKLGFGTHYKCMPCKIYRAE; encoded by the coding sequence ATGAAACGAGGTACGAAGCTGATAGTTGTTGACCCTCGTGCCAACTGGTTGGCGACTAGAGCGGAACACCATCTGCAACTTCGCCCGGGAACGGATGGGGCCTTAGCCCTGGCCTTGCTTTATGCTGTCATCAAAACCGATAAATACGACAAGCAATTTGTGGAAAAATGGTGCTATGGCTTTGACAAACTGGCGGAGAGAGTTGCCCAATATCCTCCCGAGTGGGCGGAAGAGATTACCGGCGTGCCTGCTGAAGATATCTATGCTGCTGCTGAGTGCCTTGTTCAAAAACCTTCCAGTGCCTGCACTGGTGTTGCCATTGACCAAAACCCCAATTGCATTCAGATTGCCCATGCGCTTTACAGTATTTTTGCTATCACGGGCAATTTGGACATCCCTGGTGGATTGTTTATGGGACAGCCGCAGTTTTTTGCCGGCGCTGCTGTAGATTCTAATGAAGACGAAGAAGAGTTTGAAGGTATCGGCTATCGTGAATTCCCTGCAATTCCCATGATAGTAAACACTACACATCCCGATTGTACCTTGGAAGCTTTAGAAACCGGTAAACCGTATCCCATTAAATTTGCTTTTATCCAGAGCACAAATTTCCTTGCTTCTTCTATAGTAGTCCAACCCAAGCGATGGTATGAAGCGATGCGAAAATTGGAATTTATAGTTGCGTCTGATATTTTTATGAATCCAACAATAATGGCTTTAGCAGATCTGGTTTTGCCTGTTTCTACTTCCCTGGAGCACGATGGAATCGTTATGAATAGTATGGCTTCTCAACCAGGCCAGTTTGGTGCTCTCGTCAAAATCATTGATGACTTTGGTGAAACCAAGAGCGATTTGGAAATTGTTCTTGATTTGTATCATCGCTTATATCCAGACAGCAATGATCCTAGATGGAAAGATCCAGAAAGCTATCTGACACATGACATGGTGCAAATACCCGGTATTGGTGTCACCTTCCCCGAACTTAAAGAGCGCGTAATAGGTCAATATGAGCTTGAATACCGTAAATACGAAAAAGGTCTGTTACGAGCGGATGGAAAACCTGGTTTCAATACCCCTACCGGTAAGATTGAATTGTATAGCACCATACTAGCGTCACTGAATGAAGATCCCCTACCTTATTATATCGAGCCCAAGTTCAGTGCGGTCTCAAGACCAGATATTGCCAAGGAATATCCATTGATTATGACTACCGGTGCCAGACGGTTTACCTATTTCCATTCAGAACATCGTCAGATTAGTAAATTGCGAGAAATCCACCCATGGCCAACGGCAGAAATCAATCCGAAAACGGCTGCGGAAAAAGGCATTACAGAAGGTTCTTGGATATATATTGAAAATCCTTGGGGAAAAGCAAAAGTTGTTGCTCACGTGACTCCGATTGTTAAAGAAAATGTTGTATCCGTGGATCACGGATGGTGGTATCCGGAAAGAGACCCAGAAAAACTTTTTGATGTTTGGGAACCCAGCATTAATAGTTTAATTCCACACAAGGAAATTGGCAAACTTGGTTTTGGTACGCATTATAAGTGTATGCCGTGTAAAATTTACAGAGCTGAATAG
- a CDS encoding sigma 54-interacting transcriptional regulator, producing the protein MAKRRFFEEDEDPRKNPDICPEVAESWIRSKNYGVNPFDIKSQKAPDENVIKKAFHDNKLLIQTAVPFIKKFMPFLTISDYILGLTDRYGTVLYNAGNENAFKYINQRKRSIKFLSAGEEFIGTNANILSIIHKIPVQLIGPNNYLVIHEHHIASAAPILNSNGEVIGSLSVMQDYGDLNNSQKIYAHTLGWVTSMAEAITKQYEIQRKTLQLETAYKTLEKSLSVAEQGFVTLDGNGMITHISKKAMEMLGITDTHAINQHYTKYFGVDASIRDALLNGYNVHDLELSVGYDSHDKKYLISIDHIWDDKKVSRQGAVIYMTKVSRMDKIIAKRGGTKAYFAFDDIIGESEEIRRAISFAKQVALTNTNILLIGESGTGKELFAQAIHNSYCPDGPFVAVNCASMPRNLIESELFGYEGGAFTGADRKGRPGKFELANGGTLFLDEIGDMPIELQPVLLRVLEERQVMRIGGTKYIPVNVRIIAATNKDLLELIRKRQFREDLYYRLAVLKIEIPPLRQRGNDALILAKYFVETTCQKIGKKPPEIGADARKVISTYHWPGNIRQLENAIVHAVYMCNGKTITANDLPLEIICEEKSPENRRELLSIAELEKDAIIKAMRLTKKNTAKAAEILGIGRTTLYKKLKDYKIEL; encoded by the coding sequence ATGGCTAAAAGGCGCTTTTTTGAAGAAGATGAAGACCCTAGAAAAAACCCCGACATTTGCCCGGAAGTGGCCGAATCATGGATCCGGTCAAAGAATTATGGCGTAAATCCATTTGATATTAAGAGCCAAAAGGCACCGGACGAAAATGTAATTAAAAAAGCCTTTCATGACAATAAGCTTTTAATCCAAACGGCTGTTCCATTTATTAAAAAGTTCATGCCTTTTTTGACGATATCTGATTACATTTTGGGGCTAACTGATAGGTATGGTACAGTTTTGTACAACGCAGGCAATGAAAATGCTTTTAAATATATTAACCAACGTAAACGAAGTATAAAATTTCTGTCGGCCGGCGAGGAGTTTATTGGTACAAATGCAAATATATTGTCTATTATCCATAAGATACCTGTTCAACTGATCGGTCCTAATAATTACTTGGTGATTCACGAACATCATATTGCTTCAGCAGCGCCTATTTTGAATAGTAACGGTGAAGTTATTGGATCATTAAGTGTTATGCAGGACTACGGAGATCTTAACAACTCCCAAAAGATTTACGCGCATACGCTTGGATGGGTGACTTCTATGGCGGAAGCGATTACCAAGCAGTATGAAATTCAACGCAAGACTTTGCAATTAGAAACAGCTTATAAAACGCTGGAGAAATCCTTATCAGTTGCCGAGCAAGGCTTTGTAACTTTGGACGGCAACGGAATGATCACCCATATCAGTAAGAAAGCAATGGAGATGCTAGGTATTACTGATACCCATGCTATTAACCAGCATTACACCAAATATTTTGGTGTAGATGCAAGCATTAGGGACGCTTTATTGAACGGTTATAATGTTCACGATCTTGAATTGTCAGTAGGCTATGATTCTCATGACAAAAAGTACCTGATCAGCATTGATCACATTTGGGATGATAAGAAGGTAAGTCGACAAGGTGCAGTGATTTATATGACAAAAGTATCTCGAATGGACAAGATTATTGCGAAACGTGGCGGTACGAAGGCTTATTTTGCTTTTGATGATATTATTGGTGAAAGTGAAGAAATAAGGCGAGCCATAAGTTTCGCTAAACAAGTTGCTTTAACAAATACTAATATATTGCTTATAGGAGAGAGCGGTACTGGCAAAGAGCTTTTTGCTCAGGCGATACATAATAGTTATTGTCCTGATGGTCCTTTCGTGGCTGTTAATTGCGCCTCCATGCCTCGCAATTTAATTGAGAGTGAATTGTTTGGTTATGAAGGAGGGGCTTTTACCGGTGCTGATAGAAAAGGCCGTCCTGGGAAGTTTGAATTGGCTAACGGCGGGACGCTTTTTTTAGATGAAATCGGAGACATGCCTATTGAGCTTCAGCCGGTTTTGCTGCGTGTTTTAGAAGAACGACAAGTGATGCGTATCGGTGGAACAAAATACATTCCTGTCAACGTCAGGATTATTGCAGCAACTAATAAAGATTTACTTGAACTGATAAGAAAACGGCAATTCCGAGAAGATTTGTATTATCGTTTGGCAGTACTTAAAATCGAGATTCCTCCGTTAAGACAAAGAGGAAACGACGCGCTTATACTGGCAAAATATTTTGTAGAAACAACGTGCCAAAAGATTGGCAAAAAACCACCTGAAATTGGAGCAGATGCCCGCAAGGTGATCTCCACATATCATTGGCCGGGTAATATCAGGCAGTTGGAAAATGCAATAGTACATGCTGTCTATATGTGTAACGGTAAAACAATTACTGCCAATGATTTACCATTGGAGATAATTTGTGAAGAAAAAAGTCCGGAAAATAGAAGAGAGCTCCTCAGTATTGCAGAATTGGAGAAAGATGCAATCATTAAAGCCATGCGCCTTACCAAAAAAAACACGGCAAAAGCTGCAGAAATTCTTGGTATCGGACGAACCACTCTCTACAAAAAATTAAAGGACTATAAAATTGAACTGTGA
- a CDS encoding oxidoreductase → MAQYGLLIDNEYCTGCRSCEVACKNENDLPLGQWGIKVLELGPWKLMDGKHWEFRYIPVPTSYCNLCQHRVAKGEQPSCVLHCLASAIEYGPVEELAAKLEAKGKKASIFIP, encoded by the coding sequence ATGGCACAATATGGTTTGCTGATCGATAATGAATACTGTACCGGGTGCCGCAGTTGTGAAGTTGCTTGTAAAAATGAGAACGATCTGCCCTTAGGGCAATGGGGCATTAAAGTGCTAGAACTTGGCCCGTGGAAGCTGATGGATGGCAAGCACTGGGAGTTTCGTTATATACCAGTTCCTACTTCATATTGTAATCTCTGCCAGCATAGAGTAGCTAAAGGAGAGCAACCTTCTTGTGTTTTACACTGTCTTGCTAGTGCCATTGAATATGGCCCAGTGGAAGAGCTTGCTGCAAAGTTGGAGGCTAAAGGAAAAAAGGCATCGATTTTCATACCTTAA
- the fdhD gene encoding formate dehydrogenase accessory sulfurtransferase FdhD, which produces MFDLTKKVSIVYISDGFKTVIEDTVVCEHYLTLLIDGKKRATFSCTPEYLEEMILGYLLTEGIVEKIEDVEKVAFSQDGHEVDVSIRKGMQLPITGESNLDNRRQHPNYRRTAFQQPGLKRTDCSISFSISEILRNFERFIEKAQMYKKTRAVHSSALCNEDGIIFVINDIGRHNAIDKVIGMAQKKRIALSGTYIVTSGRVPTEIARKVIKGGIPMLVARSVATYEAIELARRYDLILVGGLGYGQIKVYNGGQHLVDEKL; this is translated from the coding sequence TTGTTTGATTTGACCAAAAAAGTTTCAATAGTGTATATCAGTGATGGATTTAAAACTGTGATTGAGGATACTGTAGTGTGCGAGCATTACCTTACACTTTTAATAGACGGCAAGAAACGAGCGACCTTTTCTTGTACCCCAGAGTATTTAGAAGAAATGATATTAGGCTATTTGCTCACCGAAGGAATTGTGGAAAAGATAGAGGATGTAGAAAAAGTGGCTTTTTCTCAAGATGGGCATGAGGTAGATGTGTCAATTAGAAAAGGCATGCAATTACCGATAACGGGAGAGAGCAACCTGGATAACAGAAGACAACATCCAAACTATAGAAGAACAGCCTTCCAGCAGCCGGGGCTAAAAAGAACGGATTGCTCTATATCTTTTTCCATTTCAGAGATATTAAGAAATTTTGAACGTTTTATTGAGAAAGCTCAGATGTATAAAAAGACGAGAGCGGTTCACAGTTCAGCTTTATGTAATGAGGATGGGATTATATTTGTCATTAATGATATCGGTCGCCATAACGCCATTGATAAGGTAATCGGAATGGCGCAAAAAAAGCGAATAGCATTGTCGGGAACCTATATTGTGACCAGCGGGAGAGTGCCGACAGAGATAGCGAGAAAAGTGATAAAGGGCGGTATACCCATGCTGGTTGCCCGGTCGGTTGCCACGTATGAAGCTATAGAGCTGGCAAGGCGGTATGACCTGATTTTGGTCGGTGGGCTTGGGTATGGACAAATCAAGGTATACAATGGCGGTCAGCACTTAGTAGACGAAAAACTTTAA